Proteins from one Puntigrus tetrazona isolate hp1 chromosome 10, ASM1883169v1, whole genome shotgun sequence genomic window:
- the ovca2 gene encoding esterase OVCA2: MSKSAVPLRVLCIHGYRQNGTSFREKTGALRKLLKKKVELVYISAPHQVPAIPKETNQEPEKTASCDEDQRGWWFSDVQARSFNAQQECESSLGLEESVETVKSAVKDLGPFDGILGFSQGAALVAMLCALQEQKLEAAFNFRFAILVAGFRSACSQHQRFYEGPAITIPSLHVFGQDDRVIPEEMSRDLLPAFDGAQHLIHPGGHFVPAASSHRQTYQDFLKKFE; this comes from the exons ATGTCCAAATCTGCAGTTCCTCTTCGAGTTCTTTGTATTCACGGTTACCGACAGAATGGGACCTCTTTTAGAGAGAAGACGGGAGCATTGCGCAaactattaaagaaaaaagtggAGCTGGTGTATATTAGTGCGCCACACCAAGTTCCTGCAATCCCAAAAGAAA CCAATCAGGAGCCTGAAAAGACGGCCAGCTGTGATGAGGACCAGAGGGGCTGGTGGTTCTCTGATGTCCAGGCACGAAGTTTCAACGCTCAGCAGGAGTGTGAGAGCAGCCTGGGTCTGGAAGAGAGCGTAGAGACTGTGAAAAGCGCAGTGAAGGATCTTGGCCCCTTCGATGGCATCCTGGGTTTTAGTCAAGGTGCCGCCCTGGTGGCTATGCTGTGTGCCCTGCAAGAACAAAAACTAGAGGCTGCTTTTAATTTCCGCTTTGCCATCCTGGTCGCCGGATTCCGCAGTGCCTGTTCTCAGCATCAGCGCTTTTATGAAGGGCCGGCGATAACAATCCCATCTTTGCATGTGTTTGGACAGGATGACCGTGTAATTCCAGAGGAGATGAGCCGCGATCTGCTGCCAGCGTTCGATGGAGCTCAACACCTCATTCATCCCGGTGGACACTTTGTTCCAGCGGCATCTTCTCACAGGCAGACATACCAAGACTTCCTCAAGAAGTTTGAGTGA